The proteins below come from a single Bacteroidia bacterium genomic window:
- a CDS encoding efflux RND transporter periplasmic adaptor subunit codes for MKKTYFIYSLCIGLIACSPRSSSNQDKNLVKLPETVVTLNEKEYQQAGVKIEYPQVRELEYILNVNGYTDVPPQNLVSISAPMGGYIKHTHLIPGMPVRKGEKLAILEDPKFITLQENYLTTKVKLAQLEKELARQTELNQSKATSDKALEQIKTEYTMQKIALQSLSEQLHLLNFNLERLTENTLSRQVEVLSPVNGYVTKVNVNIGKYVQPSEIMFELVDPTDIHIKLSVFEKDIHKIFVGQKLTAYTNKDNQPYSCEIVFIGKELSKDRTLEVHCHCQGLDKNVIPGEYITAQIPVKVQGERLSLSKDAVVQFEGKAYIFLEVDKQKYEMLPIQIDEQQSQWIAIKPHERINTQSKVVSKGAYSLLMKLKNTVEEE; via the coding sequence ATGAAAAAAACGTACTTTATTTACAGTTTGTGTATTGGCTTAATAGCTTGCAGCCCTCGTAGTTCTTCAAATCAAGATAAAAATTTAGTTAAGTTACCTGAAACAGTTGTAACTCTCAATGAAAAAGAATATCAGCAAGCAGGTGTAAAAATAGAGTATCCGCAGGTAAGAGAATTAGAGTATATCCTCAATGTTAATGGCTATACCGATGTTCCCCCCCAAAATTTAGTGAGCATTAGCGCTCCTATGGGTGGATATATTAAACACACACATCTCATCCCTGGCATGCCCGTGCGAAAAGGTGAAAAGTTAGCCATTTTGGAAGACCCAAAATTCATTACTCTGCAAGAAAATTACTTAACTACCAAAGTCAAATTAGCTCAATTAGAAAAAGAACTTGCTCGCCAAACAGAACTCAATCAAAGTAAAGCCACTAGCGACAAGGCACTAGAACAAATAAAAACCGAATACACTATGCAAAAAATTGCTTTACAATCTCTATCTGAACAGCTGCATTTGCTAAATTTTAACCTCGAGCGGCTTACTGAAAATACCCTTTCGCGCCAAGTAGAAGTTTTATCCCCTGTCAATGGCTATGTTACTAAGGTTAATGTCAATATTGGCAAGTATGTGCAGCCCAGTGAAATAATGTTTGAATTAGTAGATCCTACGGATATTCATATCAAACTCTCTGTTTTTGAGAAGGATATTCACAAAATTTTTGTTGGACAAAAACTGACTGCTTACACAAATAAAGACAATCAACCTTACTCTTGTGAGATTGTGTTTATAGGCAAGGAATTGAGCAAAGATCGCACTTTGGAGGTGCATTGCCATTGTCAAGGGTTAGATAAAAATGTCATACCTGGGGAGTATATCACTGCTCAAATTCCTGTGAAAGTGCAGGGGGAGCGTTTAAGTTTGTCTAAGGATGCCGTTGTGCAGTTTGAAGGTAAAGCATACATTTTTCTTGAAGTAGATAAGCAAAAATATGAGATGCTACCTATTCAAATAGATGAGCAGCAAAGTCAGTGGATAGCTATCAAACCTCATGAAAGGATAAATACGCAAAGCAAGGTAGTAAGCAAAGGGGCTTACAGTTTGTTAATGAAGTTGAAGAACACGGTAGAAGAAGAATAA